A window of Malania oleifera isolate guangnan ecotype guangnan chromosome 5, ASM2987363v1, whole genome shotgun sequence contains these coding sequences:
- the LOC131156128 gene encoding short-chain dehydrogenase reductase 3b-like, with the protein MSKPRLEGKVAIVTGAASGIGEEAVRLFVENGASVVAADVQDELGCRVVASIGSEKVTYRHCDVRDENQVKEMVNHTLEKFGSLDILFSNAGIIGTLTGILDLDISGFDDTMATNVRGVAATIKHAARAMVAGKVRGSIICTSSVAGLIGGTGPHAYTASKHALVGLVRATCSELGTYGIRVNCISPFGIATPLSCAAYNLKPHEVEANSLALSNLKGTVLKARDVAEAALFLASDESTYISGHNLTVDGGFTVVNHSSSAF; encoded by the exons ATGTCCAAGCCAAG GTTGGAAGGTAAGGTGGCAATTGTCACGGGGGCAGCGAGTGGGATTGGTGAGGAGGCAGTGAGATTATTCGTCGAGAATGGGGCTTCGGTTGTTGCGGCTGACGTCCAAGATGAATTGGGTTGTCGAGTCGTGGCTTCAATAGGCTCAGAAAAGGTCACTTATAGACATTGCGATGTGAGAGACGAGAATCAGGTGAAAGAAATGGTCAATCATACCTTGGAGAAGTTTGGGAGCTTGGATATATTGTTTAGTAATGCTGGAATCATAGGTACGCTAACAGGAATCTTGGACCTCGACATTTCGGGTTTTGACGACACAATGGCCACCAACGTTCGTGGTGTTGCTGCCACCATCAAACACGCAGCTCGAGCCATGGTGGCCGGAAAAGTTCGCGGGTCAATCATTTGCACCTCGAGCGTGGCAGGCTTGATCGGAGGGACTGGACCGCACGCGTACACGGCATCCAAGCATGCTCTCGTGGGCCTCGTCCGAGCTACTTGTAGCGAGTTGGGGACCTATGGAATTCGGGTTAATTGCATCTCTCCCTTTGGAATTGCCACACCCCTTTCTTGTGCAGCTTACAATTTGAAGCCACATGAGGTTGAAGCTAATAGCCTAGCCTTGTCCAACTTGAAAGGGACTGTGTTAAAGGCCAGGGATGTTGCCGAAGCCGCGCTTTTTCTCGCTTCCGACGAATCAACATATATCAGTGGACACAACTTGACCGTCGATGGAGGTTTTACGGTTGTCAACCACAGTTCCTCTGCATTTTAA